A genomic segment from Desulfurispirillum indicum S5 encodes:
- the thrH gene encoding bifunctional phosphoserine phosphatase/homoserine phosphotransferase ThrH, translating to MELACLDLEGVLIPEIWIAFAEKTGIEALRATTRDVPDYDVLMRQRLRILDEHGLKLPDIQAVIATLEPLPGAVEFTNWLRERFQLVILSDTFYEFAMPLMKPLGYPTLLCHRLEVDAHGRVVDYRLRQPDPKRQSVRAFQLLNYRVIAAGDSYNDTTMLAQAERGILFHAPHNVIAEFPQFPAVDTYADLKKAFLQASERQLSL from the coding sequence ATGGAACTTGCCTGCCTGGATCTTGAAGGAGTACTGATCCCCGAAATATGGATTGCCTTTGCCGAAAAAACCGGTATCGAAGCGCTGCGTGCCACGACCCGCGATGTGCCGGACTACGATGTGCTGATGCGCCAGCGCCTGCGCATACTCGACGAGCACGGCCTGAAACTGCCGGATATTCAGGCGGTGATTGCTACCCTGGAGCCCCTGCCGGGGGCGGTCGAGTTCACCAACTGGCTGCGGGAGCGTTTTCAGCTGGTCATTCTCTCCGATACCTTCTATGAATTCGCCATGCCCCTCATGAAGCCCCTGGGCTACCCCACCCTGCTGTGCCATCGCCTGGAGGTGGATGCCCATGGCCGGGTCGTGGACTACCGGCTGCGCCAGCCGGACCCCAAACGGCAGAGCGTGCGGGCCTTCCAGCTGCTCAACTACCGGGTGATCGCGGCTGGTGACTCCTATAACGACACCACCATGCTGGCCCAGGCTGAGCGGGGTATCCTCTTCCATGCGCCCCACAATGTCATTGCGGAATTCCCGCAGTTCCCAGCCGTTGATACCTATGCCGATCTGAAAAAGGCCTTCCTGCAGGCCAGTGAGCGCCAGCTGTCCCTCTAA
- a CDS encoding response regulator, with translation MSTKTILVVDDNNELRENICEALESENYTCLSAASGEEAIDIARNHAFEAALVDLVLPGINGIELIGQLRQQRPHARIIMITAYATVENAVEAMKQGASDYLIKPFNTSDLVMTLQVNSGDDEDSCCDNIDEDALFYTLSNEIRRSIIDLLGKNSTMKFMDITRALGIEDHTKMYFHLKVLRKAQFIEQTESEYALTQAGRSVLGCLYTIHRNFMQ, from the coding sequence ATGAGCACAAAAACCATACTGGTGGTCGACGACAACAACGAACTGCGCGAAAATATCTGCGAAGCCCTGGAAAGTGAAAACTATACCTGCCTCAGCGCCGCCAGTGGTGAAGAGGCCATTGACATTGCCCGGAACCACGCCTTTGAGGCGGCCCTGGTGGATCTGGTTCTGCCGGGTATCAATGGCATAGAGCTTATTGGTCAGCTGCGACAGCAGCGTCCCCACGCCCGCATTATCATGATCACGGCTTACGCCACGGTGGAGAACGCCGTCGAAGCCATGAAGCAGGGTGCCAGTGACTACCTGATCAAGCCCTTCAATACCTCCGATCTGGTCATGACCCTGCAGGTGAACAGTGGTGACGACGAGGATTCCTGCTGCGATAACATCGATGAAGATGCCCTTTTTTACACCCTCTCCAATGAAATTCGCCGCAGCATCATCGATCTGCTGGGGAAAAACAGCACCATGAAATTCATGGATATCACTCGCGCGCTGGGTATTGAAGATCACACCAAGATGTACTTTCACCTGAAAGTCCTGCGCAAGGCGCAGTTCATCGAACAGACAGAGAGCGAATACGCGCTGACCCAGGCTGGACGCAGCGTGCTGGGCTGCCTGTATACGATCCACCGGAACTTCATGCAGTAG
- a CDS encoding sensor histidine kinase has product MSATINVFMLYLFYGLAFFTIGVAITSKQKRYSKLKIARHLWLLAAFAFIHGLHEWFELYLILQSQENISQQHAYLTWFQYSPQAQVCIPVEMTAGTYAYPNLVRIGIILLSYGFLLAFGLAILSSTRQVLRSISVIIPLLLFIGFAVTIQVADANCQSAEECRFILSRVRNFFGLPAGLISGIALILYSQQVVSISEKGARSLYWCGVSLIVYGVLTGAVPSGVTFTPLGIDVELLRAISGFVILHFLMQAMHIFDIEYHRMLESTLNKLAHSSKLASIGRMAAGVAHQINTPLTNISLGLDMLKKQARITMAPDDPQYSKCMNRIEAIERNLQKAAMVARELLLFSRQKETDFLPLNLNQVIMGACRQVEQQLKGYTVRYQLQKVPPMLGIPWKLEEIYVNLLNNAMDATPPGGTITLVTELDGKTIRSRIIDTGAGIASEHKAMLFDPFFTTKPEGKGTGLGLFICYGIIQMHNGNIAIESSLGKGTTVIMEFPAGDNC; this is encoded by the coding sequence ATGAGCGCCACCATCAATGTCTTCATGCTCTACCTCTTTTACGGCCTGGCCTTTTTCACCATTGGTGTGGCCATCACCTCCAAACAGAAGCGCTACAGCAAGCTCAAGATTGCCCGCCACCTGTGGCTGCTGGCGGCGTTTGCCTTTATCCATGGCCTCCACGAGTGGTTTGAGCTCTACCTGATCCTGCAGAGCCAGGAAAATATCAGCCAGCAGCACGCCTATCTCACCTGGTTTCAGTACTCCCCCCAGGCCCAGGTGTGCATTCCCGTGGAGATGACCGCAGGTACCTACGCGTACCCGAACCTGGTGCGCATCGGGATAATCCTGCTCTCCTATGGTTTTTTGCTGGCATTCGGGCTGGCAATTCTCTCCAGCACCCGGCAGGTGCTGCGCAGCATCTCCGTCATTATTCCTCTGCTCCTCTTTATCGGCTTTGCCGTCACCATTCAGGTTGCCGACGCCAACTGCCAGAGCGCGGAGGAGTGCCGCTTCATTCTCAGCAGGGTACGCAACTTCTTTGGCCTGCCCGCTGGCCTCATATCGGGAATTGCCCTGATTCTCTACTCCCAGCAGGTGGTCTCCATCAGTGAAAAAGGCGCCCGCAGTCTTTACTGGTGCGGTGTCAGCCTGATCGTCTACGGTGTGCTCACCGGTGCTGTTCCCTCGGGTGTCACCTTTACGCCCCTGGGGATAGACGTGGAGCTGCTGCGTGCCATCTCCGGCTTTGTCATCCTGCACTTTCTCATGCAGGCCATGCATATCTTCGATATTGAGTACCACCGGATGCTCGAGAGTACCCTCAACAAACTGGCCCACTCCAGCAAGCTGGCTTCCATCGGCCGCATGGCCGCCGGGGTGGCTCACCAGATCAATACGCCCCTGACCAACATCTCCCTGGGCCTTGATATGCTGAAAAAGCAGGCCCGTATCACCATGGCGCCGGACGATCCCCAGTACAGCAAGTGCATGAATCGCATAGAGGCCATTGAGCGCAACCTGCAGAAAGCCGCCATGGTCGCCCGCGAGCTTCTGCTCTTTTCCCGCCAGAAGGAGACGGATTTTCTGCCCCTGAATCTGAATCAGGTGATCATGGGGGCCTGCCGGCAGGTGGAGCAGCAGCTGAAGGGCTACACCGTGCGGTACCAGCTCCAGAAAGTTCCGCCCATGCTCGGCATCCCCTGGAAACTTGAGGAAATTTATGTCAATCTTCTCAACAACGCCATGGATGCCACCCCGCCAGGTGGAACCATAACGCTGGTTACCGAACTTGACGGCAAGACGATTCGTTCCCGGATCATCGACACCGGCGCCGGGATAGCTTCTGAGCACAAAGCCATGCTCTTCGACCCCTTCTTCACCACAAAACCTGAAGGCAAGGGAACCGGGCTTGGCTTGTTCATCTGTTATGGTATTATTCAGATGCATAACGGAAATATCGCCATTGAAAGCAGCCTTGGCAAAGGCACTACGGTAATCATGGAATTCCCCGCTGGAGATAACTGCTGA
- the pncB gene encoding nicotinate phosphoribosyltransferase, translating into MIIQSLLDTDLYKFTMMQVAFHQYPKAHAEYRFFCRTSDADLGGIVEAVRTEVRHLCTLQLTAPELDFLASLPYMQPDFLAFLERFRLDERNVSVKACGDANLEIIIRGGILQTILFEIPLLAIVNELYYQQVFPDPDFRQAWQRLWDKVELVRQHPDGADFHFVEFGTRRRFSRRHHFRVMEYLRKELPANCVGTSNLHLARTMGLQPVGTMAHEYLQICQVLAPQLQKSQRYAFELWRREYGDQLGIALSDIITLEAFLRDFDAGLASAYAGARQDSGDPFHWGDSLIAHYQKLGIDPTTKTLVFSDGLNIPKALEIHRYFRRRIRTLFGIGTNLTNDLGGYTPLDIVIKMTRCNGQPVAKISDSPGKSICTDPTYIDTLKEAFDVQNHRAGDQNP; encoded by the coding sequence ATGATTATTCAATCACTTCTGGATACCGACCTCTATAAATTCACCATGATGCAGGTGGCCTTTCACCAGTATCCGAAGGCCCATGCCGAGTATCGTTTCTTCTGCCGCACCAGCGACGCAGATCTGGGCGGCATTGTGGAAGCGGTGCGCACTGAAGTTCGCCATCTGTGCACGCTGCAGCTGACGGCGCCAGAGCTTGACTTCCTGGCCTCGCTGCCCTATATGCAGCCGGATTTCCTGGCCTTTCTGGAGCGCTTTCGCCTGGATGAAAGAAATGTCAGTGTCAAGGCTTGTGGAGACGCCAATCTGGAAATCATTATCCGGGGCGGCATTCTGCAGACGATTCTCTTCGAGATTCCCCTGCTGGCCATTGTCAACGAGCTGTATTACCAGCAGGTGTTTCCCGATCCCGACTTCAGACAGGCCTGGCAGCGCCTGTGGGACAAGGTGGAGCTGGTTCGCCAGCACCCTGACGGCGCCGACTTCCACTTTGTTGAATTTGGCACCCGCCGCCGATTCTCGCGCCGCCATCACTTCCGGGTAATGGAGTATCTGCGCAAGGAGCTTCCCGCCAACTGTGTCGGCACCAGTAATCTCCACCTGGCCCGCACCATGGGTCTGCAACCGGTGGGCACCATGGCCCATGAGTACCTGCAGATATGCCAGGTGCTGGCGCCGCAACTGCAGAAGAGCCAGCGCTACGCCTTTGAACTGTGGCGGCGGGAATATGGGGATCAGCTCGGCATTGCCCTGTCGGACATCATCACCCTGGAGGCTTTCCTGCGGGATTTCGACGCTGGTCTGGCCAGCGCCTACGCTGGCGCCCGCCAGGATTCCGGCGATCCCTTCCACTGGGGAGACAGCCTCATCGCCCACTACCAGAAACTGGGAATTGACCCCACCACGAAGACCCTGGTCTTCAGCGACGGGCTGAACATACCCAAGGCCCTGGAAATTCACCGCTACTTCCGCCGCCGTATCAGAACCCTCTTTGGCATCGGTACCAATCTCACCAACGACCTTGGCGGCTATACCCCGCTGGATATCGTCATCAAGATGACCCGCTGCAATGGCCAGCCCGTCGCGAAAATCAGTGACTCTCCCGGCAAATCCATCTGTACGGACCCCACCTATATTGATACCCTCAAGGAAGCCTTCGACGTGCAGAACCACCGTGCCGGAGACCAGAACCCATGA
- a CDS encoding isochorismatase family protein, translating to MVTLPHISRVASFDIDAQYTFTPVCPDELPVPEGTTIVEELNCQAALASVRVGSKDAHSPCAIWVATEEHPQFSAVAGEHVDIRWNQHAVPGTRGFELIAGLPHPADYDYFVWKGVEPDMHPYGACYHDLAGKLTTGVIEFLRSRQITTVLVGGLATDYCVRTTVLQLLAAGFQVVVNLGACRGIAAQTVEAAIDEMERCGAIIVSGTAQIRQGPQ from the coding sequence ATGGTGACACTTCCCCATATTTCCCGGGTTGCCAGTTTTGATATTGATGCCCAGTATACCTTTACGCCGGTCTGTCCCGACGAGCTTCCGGTTCCCGAGGGGACGACCATTGTGGAGGAGCTGAACTGTCAGGCGGCTCTGGCCAGTGTGCGCGTTGGCTCCAAGGACGCCCACAGCCCCTGCGCCATCTGGGTTGCCACCGAGGAGCATCCCCAGTTCAGCGCGGTGGCCGGAGAGCATGTGGATATACGCTGGAACCAGCACGCGGTTCCGGGAACCCGTGGTTTCGAGCTGATCGCGGGGCTTCCCCATCCAGCGGACTATGACTACTTTGTCTGGAAGGGCGTCGAGCCGGACATGCACCCTTACGGTGCCTGTTATCACGATCTGGCGGGGAAACTCACCACGGGAGTCATCGAGTTCCTGCGCAGTCGCCAGATTACCACGGTTCTTGTGGGAGGGCTGGCCACCGATTACTGTGTCAGGACCACCGTGCTGCAGCTGCTGGCAGCTGGCTTTCAGGTTGTGGTGAATCTGGGAGCCTGCCGGGGCATAGCCGCGCAAACGGTGGAGGCGGCCATTGACGAAATGGAGCGCTGTGGCGCCATCATCGTCTCCGGTACGGCGCAGATACGTCAAGGGCCCCAATGA